A genomic segment from Sandaracinaceae bacterium encodes:
- the nuoK gene encoding NADH-quinone oxidoreductase subunit NuoK gives MDVGIGEYLALCSILFGIGAIGFLTRRNMLIQLMTIEIMLNSVVFMLLAFNRVHTGTQAGQVFGFFVIAVAAAEAAVGLAILISYFRIKNSVETDKADLLKH, from the coding sequence ATGGACGTCGGCATCGGCGAGTACCTGGCGCTCTGCTCCATCCTCTTCGGGATCGGCGCCATCGGCTTCCTCACGCGGCGCAACATGCTGATTCAGCTGATGACCATCGAGATCATGCTGAACTCGGTGGTGTTCATGCTGCTCGCGTTCAACCGCGTCCACACCGGCACGCAGGCTGGACAGGTGTTCGGGTTCTTCGTCATCGCCGTGGCGGCGGCCGAGGCCGCGGTCGGCCTGGCCATCCTGATCAGCTACTTCCGCATCAAGAACTCCGTCGAGACCGACAAGGCCGACCTGCTCAAGCACTGA
- a CDS encoding NADH-quinone oxidoreductase subunit J translates to MSTAGFLLFLFSAVLAIVGAVITVTSERPLRAAMGLLMHVVALAALYLTLNSHLLAVLQLLIYAGAVVVLFVFVILLLGPAGEFAGNTEHLIGRVMAGCSAGAVLLLTAFSLSRHDAEFGPVPIDYGTVEGLGSALYRGAMAPFEMVSITLLVAVVGAVAISRVRTAREKASDAADAEARKLANAGGSN, encoded by the coding sequence ATGAGCACCGCAGGTTTTCTACTCTTCCTCTTCAGCGCGGTGCTCGCCATCGTCGGCGCCGTCATCACCGTCACGTCCGAGCGCCCGCTGCGCGCCGCGATGGGCCTGCTGATGCACGTCGTGGCCCTGGCCGCGCTGTATCTCACGCTCAACTCGCACCTGTTGGCCGTGCTGCAGCTGCTCATCTACGCGGGCGCGGTGGTGGTGCTCTTCGTGTTCGTGATCCTCTTGTTGGGTCCGGCGGGCGAGTTCGCGGGCAACACCGAGCACCTCATCGGGCGCGTCATGGCGGGCTGCTCCGCTGGCGCGGTGCTGCTCCTCACGGCGTTCTCGCTGTCGCGCCACGACGCCGAGTTCGGGCCAGTGCCCATCGACTACGGCACGGTCGAAGGCCTCGGGAGCGCGCTCTACCGAGGGGCCATGGCGCCCTTCGAGATGGTCTCCATCACGCTGCTGGTCGCCGTGGTCGGCGCGGTGGCGATCTCGCGCGTGCGCACGGCCCGCGAGAAGGCATCGGACGCGGCGGACGCCGAGGCACGCAAGCTGGCCAACGCCGGCGGGAGCAACTGA
- the nuoF gene encoding NADH-quinone oxidoreductase subunit NuoF, with translation MAEPQKLLTARYDLPESWTLAVAEKHGAYKIARRALTMMQPQQIKDEVKNAAIRGRGGAGFPAGMKWSFLAPKPTDQVYLVVNGDESEPGTFKDRSIMELDPHRLIEGCIVTCYATGAHVAYIYVRGELGFSIQRLEAAVEEARKAGYLGERPFGKAYPVQVHIHSGAGAYICGEETALLNSLEGKRGEPRLKPPFPANSGAFGMPTVVNNVETIASVPDILELGGERWAKLGKLPGDGGLRLYGVSGHVKRPGVYEAPVGITMRELIDHYAGGMLNDRPLKAVIPGGSSTPVLRPDWKVDAPAADHPLHAWHGQSEIDVPMGVDTYRALGTMLGTCCAIVMDDSVNMLDVTRNLMRFYKHESCGQCTPCREGSGWFVDILENLCDGNGKVEDVELIAGIANNVMGNTICAFADGMAMPLLGLVRKFREEFVAAAQAGGLPEGTRHDNPTRALVEGKAA, from the coding sequence ATGGCCGAACCCCAGAAGCTCCTGACCGCGCGCTACGATCTGCCCGAGAGCTGGACGCTCGCCGTGGCCGAGAAGCATGGCGCGTACAAGATCGCTCGCCGCGCGCTGACCATGATGCAGCCGCAGCAGATCAAGGACGAGGTGAAGAACGCCGCCATCCGTGGGCGTGGGGGCGCTGGCTTCCCCGCCGGGATGAAGTGGAGCTTCCTCGCGCCCAAGCCCACCGACCAGGTGTACCTGGTGGTCAACGGCGACGAGTCCGAGCCCGGCACCTTCAAGGACCGCTCCATCATGGAGCTGGATCCCCACCGCTTGATCGAGGGCTGCATCGTCACCTGCTACGCCACCGGCGCCCACGTGGCCTACATCTACGTGCGCGGTGAGCTCGGCTTCTCCATCCAGCGCCTGGAGGCCGCGGTCGAGGAGGCGCGCAAGGCGGGCTATCTGGGCGAGCGCCCGTTCGGCAAGGCGTATCCCGTGCAGGTGCACATCCACTCGGGCGCCGGCGCCTACATCTGTGGCGAGGAGACCGCCCTGCTCAACTCCCTCGAGGGCAAGCGCGGCGAGCCGCGGCTCAAGCCCCCGTTCCCGGCCAACAGCGGCGCCTTCGGCATGCCCACGGTCGTGAACAACGTCGAGACCATCGCCTCCGTGCCCGACATCCTCGAGCTGGGCGGCGAGCGCTGGGCCAAGCTGGGCAAGCTCCCGGGCGACGGTGGTCTGCGCCTCTACGGCGTCAGCGGCCACGTGAAGCGCCCCGGCGTGTACGAGGCCCCGGTGGGCATCACCATGCGTGAGCTGATCGACCACTACGCGGGCGGCATGCTCAACGATCGGCCCCTCAAGGCCGTCATCCCGGGCGGCTCCAGCACGCCGGTGCTGCGTCCCGACTGGAAGGTGGACGCCCCGGCGGCGGACCACCCGCTGCACGCCTGGCACGGGCAGAGCGAGATCGACGTGCCGATGGGCGTCGACACCTACCGCGCGCTCGGCACCATGCTGGGCACCTGCTGCGCCATCGTCATGGACGACAGCGTCAACATGCTGGACGTCACCCGCAACCTGATGCGCTTCTACAAGCACGAGAGCTGCGGCCAGTGCACGCCGTGCCGCGAGGGCAGCGGCTGGTTCGTCGACATCCTCGAGAACCTCTGCGACGGCAACGGCAAGGTCGAGGACGTCGAGCTCATCGCGGGCATCGCGAACAACGTCATGGGCAACACCATCTGCGCCTTCGCGGACGGCATGGCCATGCCGCTGCTCGGGCTGGTCCGCAAGTTCCGCGAGGAGTTCGTGGCCGCCGCGCAGGCGGGTGGGCTCCCCGAGGGCACGCGGCACGACAACCCCACCAGGGCTTTGGTCGAGGGCAAAGCAGCATGA
- a CDS encoding zinc ribbon domain-containing protein: MTIYCPSCGKPNTDEASNCISCGTELAKKKAARFKGTMMMSGPGALPGAPASAPPPAAPAAPPAAAPGASQPPAAKKDLAFQKTMLGPMTAPPGVGAPGAPAPAFGALRRRPRGRRLRRSPQQRRPCGRRLRAPPRQPLLGWRWLRRTSPGSRWRLWGSPRGGAPGWWLRSAPRSSGAPGGRRLRRASPSSGWRLRRASSSSGWWLRRTGPGVRLWRDHARVVWRRRRLRRSPSGGERWLRRTRGGSPGWWLRR; the protein is encoded by the coding sequence GTGACCATCTACTGTCCCTCATGCGGAAAACCGAACACTGACGAAGCGAGCAACTGCATCAGCTGCGGGACCGAGCTGGCCAAGAAGAAGGCCGCTCGCTTCAAGGGCACCATGATGATGAGCGGTCCGGGCGCACTGCCGGGCGCGCCCGCGTCGGCGCCTCCGCCAGCTGCCCCCGCCGCGCCGCCCGCGGCGGCTCCCGGCGCGTCCCAGCCGCCTGCGGCGAAGAAAGATCTCGCGTTCCAGAAGACCATGCTGGGGCCCATGACGGCGCCTCCGGGCGTGGGGGCTCCGGGCGCACCGGCCCCGGCCTTTGGCGCTCTGCGGCGGCGCCCCCGCGGGCGGCGGCTTCGGCGCTCCCCGCAGCAGCGGCGCCCCTGCGGGCGGCGGCTTCGCGCACCTCCCCGGCAGCCGCTCCTCGGCTGGCGGTGGCTTCGGCGCACCTCCCCCGGCAGCCGGTGGCGGCTTTGGGGCTCCCCCCGCGGCGGCGCCCCCGGGTGGTGGCTTCGGAGCGCCCCCCGCAGCAGCGGCGCCCCCGGCGGGCGGCGGCTTCGGCGCGCCTCCCCCAGCAGCGGGTGGCGGCTTCGGCGCGCCTCCTCCAGCAGCGGGTGGTGGCTTCGGCGCACCGGCCCCGGTGTCCGGCTTTGGCGCGACCATGCCCGAGTCGTCTGGCGGCGGCGGCGGCTTCGGCGCTCCCCCTCCGGCGGCGAGCGGTGGCTTCGGCGCACCCGCGGGGGCTCCCCCGGGTGGTGGCTTCGGCGGTGA
- a CDS encoding response regulator transcription factor yields the protein MAAHILVADDEARIREVVQYTLERQGYRVTLVTHGRAALERARQSDIDLVVLDVMMPELDGLDVCRELRRDSSVPVLFLSSKSEEFDRVLGLELGGDDYLTKPFGTRELVARVKALLRRGSAGRAEPEGDGELLSHDGVTIDLARHEVRCGEHVLRLTATEFGVLAALFERPGVVLSRGQLMQRAYPFDNLVTERTLDTHVRRIRAKFRALGRDPIETVHGVGYKAAGA from the coding sequence ATGGCCGCCCACATCCTGGTCGCTGACGACGAAGCCCGCATCCGCGAGGTGGTGCAGTACACCCTCGAACGACAGGGCTATCGCGTGACCCTCGTCACGCACGGTCGCGCCGCCCTCGAACGCGCGCGTCAGAGCGACATCGACCTGGTGGTGCTGGACGTGATGATGCCCGAGCTCGACGGCCTCGACGTGTGCCGTGAGCTACGGCGCGACTCGAGCGTTCCGGTGCTGTTCCTCTCGTCGAAGAGCGAAGAGTTCGATCGCGTGCTGGGGCTCGAGCTGGGTGGCGACGACTACCTCACCAAGCCCTTCGGAACGCGTGAGCTGGTGGCCCGCGTAAAGGCCTTGCTGCGACGCGGTTCGGCTGGACGCGCAGAGCCCGAGGGCGACGGCGAGCTGCTCTCGCACGACGGGGTCACCATCGACCTCGCGCGCCACGAGGTGCGCTGCGGCGAGCACGTGCTGCGGCTGACCGCGACCGAGTTCGGTGTCCTCGCCGCGCTCTTCGAGCGCCCTGGCGTGGTCCTGTCTCGCGGGCAGCTGATGCAGCGCGCGTACCCGTTCGACAACTTGGTGACCGAGCGCACGTTGGACACGCACGTCCGGCGCATCCGGGCCAAGTTCCGCGCGCTGGGGCGTGATCCGATCGAGACCGTGCACGGTGTCGGCTACAAGGCCGCCGGTGCGTGA
- a CDS encoding HAMP domain-containing protein, translating to MRRWVRRLLGRIGLRLLLVNLLVVLVPVAGLEFARLYERQLLGALERDMRHQAVLIRRMLEVGPESPALGSETQQEVLRLAAADTRTRVRVITRDGDVLLDSHRDGAPEGPEPHVPSLLGTPSVAPGSLTNGRYVARAGDFSAQWSDAHDEGWPDLPARAEVARAFTGERASFTRVRERSPEVLLFVAEPVFEERRVVAVVYVVRSTQPVLLELYRIRRGLISVLSVAIVFTVLISLALGWTISRPLSRLSRAARRIARGDRDAPVPIVGSGEIRELSESFATMTRELDGRLRYISDFAADVAHEFKSPLTSIRGAAELLGEGAADDPDARQRFLHNIELDVQRLDRLVSRLLELSRIEASQEPKVSRDLLALVTDVATRASTPDHVVRVDADTGAPITLAVRETDLVTALLNLCDNAVRFSPAGEQVAVRVSADAHEAQIEVRDRGPGVPEAHRARIFDRFFTTDSEDGTGLGLAIASAVALAHGGTLTLQPNDEARPGACFVLTLSRDSVRG from the coding sequence ATCCGCCGGTGGGTCAGGCGACTCCTCGGTCGCATCGGCCTGCGGCTGCTCCTGGTGAACCTGCTCGTGGTGCTCGTCCCCGTGGCGGGCCTCGAGTTCGCGCGCCTGTACGAGCGCCAGCTCCTCGGCGCGCTGGAGCGCGACATGCGGCACCAGGCGGTGTTGATCCGGCGCATGCTCGAGGTCGGCCCCGAGAGCCCTGCCCTGGGGAGCGAGACACAGCAGGAGGTCCTGCGGCTCGCGGCGGCTGACACGCGCACACGTGTGCGCGTCATCACCCGCGACGGCGACGTGCTGCTCGACTCCCACCGTGACGGTGCGCCCGAGGGCCCGGAGCCCCACGTACCGTCCCTGCTCGGCACGCCCAGCGTCGCGCCCGGCTCGCTCACGAACGGCCGCTACGTCGCGCGCGCGGGTGACTTCTCCGCACAGTGGAGCGACGCCCACGACGAGGGCTGGCCAGACCTCCCCGCGCGCGCCGAGGTCGCGCGTGCGTTCACGGGCGAGCGCGCCAGCTTCACCCGCGTGCGGGAGCGCTCCCCCGAGGTGCTGCTGTTCGTGGCCGAGCCGGTCTTCGAGGAGCGGCGCGTGGTGGCTGTGGTCTACGTGGTGCGCAGCACGCAGCCTGTACTGCTGGAGCTCTATCGCATCCGCCGCGGCCTCATCTCGGTGCTGAGCGTGGCCATCGTCTTCACCGTGCTGATCAGCCTGGCGCTCGGCTGGACCATCTCGCGCCCCCTCTCGCGCCTGTCGCGGGCCGCGCGCCGCATCGCACGCGGCGACCGCGATGCGCCTGTCCCCATCGTGGGCAGCGGTGAGATCCGCGAGCTCAGCGAGTCGTTCGCGACCATGACGCGCGAGCTCGACGGGCGCCTGCGCTACATCTCCGACTTCGCCGCAGACGTGGCGCACGAGTTCAAGTCTCCACTCACGTCGATCCGCGGCGCCGCGGAGCTGTTGGGCGAGGGCGCGGCCGACGATCCGGACGCCCGCCAGCGCTTCCTCCACAACATCGAGCTCGACGTCCAGCGGCTGGATCGCTTGGTCTCCCGCCTGCTGGAGCTGAGCCGCATCGAGGCCAGCCAGGAGCCCAAGGTATCCCGCGATCTGCTCGCGCTGGTGACCGACGTCGCGACTCGGGCCAGCACGCCCGATCACGTGGTGCGAGTAGACGCCGACACCGGCGCTCCGATCACGCTGGCCGTCCGCGAGACGGACCTGGTCACAGCCCTGCTCAACCTGTGCGACAACGCGGTGCGCTTCTCGCCCGCTGGCGAGCAGGTCGCGGTGCGTGTCTCGGCCGACGCGCACGAGGCGCAGATCGAGGTGCGCGACCGGGGACCCGGCGTTCCGGAGGCACACCGCGCCAGGATCTTCGACCGCTTCTTCACGACCGACAGTGAAGATGGCACCGGGCTGGGCTTGGCGATCGCCAGCGCGGTCGCCCTGGCGCACGGGGGGACCCTCACACTGCAGCCCAACGACGAGGCGCGTCCCGGCGCGTGCTTCGTGCTGACCTTGTCGCGCGACAGCGTACGCGGCTGA
- a CDS encoding serpin family protein, translating into MTSHVRAPLPLPLLCLSLLSSATTLTGCGGSGTDAEPSTRQPAARDPAPEDGRGDAVEASADGAGAAERQADLMARANRFGMDLYQRLRVAPGNVVISPISAHAALSMTYAGAHGETKSQMASALELDADDATIHATYGGALRSWNATTSATLRVADRLYAQAGLALQEPFLAITRDDYDAPLELLDFGADPDAARGTINRWVETRTEQRIPELLPSGAITPLTRLVLVNAVYFKGTWRTPFDPAETEPRTFLVQGIAESNVTTMRTRGRFSFGRGDGVQVLELPYAGDELSMLLVLPSTRGERSVDAVEETLSERVLTIWRAAMSEQEVEVQLPRFRLEPPSAPLSGSLQALGMRDAFRETADFRGIAGPQSGLYLAEVYHKAFIEVTEEGTEAAAATGVVVATRSARPQPDPASFIADHPFLFFIVERRTGAILFLGRVSDPR; encoded by the coding sequence ATGACGTCACACGTGCGCGCGCCCCTGCCTCTGCCCCTGCTGTGCCTGAGCCTCCTGTCGAGCGCGACCACACTCACGGGTTGCGGGGGGTCCGGCACGGACGCCGAGCCGAGCACGCGCCAGCCCGCCGCCAGAGACCCTGCGCCCGAGGACGGGCGTGGCGACGCGGTCGAGGCCAGCGCGGACGGTGCGGGCGCCGCCGAGCGTCAGGCCGACCTCATGGCGCGCGCCAACCGCTTCGGCATGGACCTCTACCAGCGGCTCCGCGTGGCCCCAGGAAACGTGGTCATCTCGCCCATCAGCGCGCACGCGGCGCTGAGCATGACCTACGCCGGAGCACACGGCGAGACCAAGAGCCAGATGGCCAGCGCGCTCGAGCTGGACGCCGACGACGCCACCATCCACGCCACCTACGGCGGCGCGCTGCGCAGCTGGAACGCGACGACCAGCGCCACGCTGCGCGTCGCCGACCGCCTCTACGCTCAGGCGGGGCTGGCGCTCCAGGAGCCCTTCCTCGCCATCACGCGCGACGACTACGACGCTCCCCTCGAGCTGCTCGACTTCGGCGCCGACCCCGACGCCGCACGCGGCACGATCAATCGCTGGGTCGAGACCCGCACGGAGCAGCGCATCCCGGAGCTCCTCCCGTCCGGCGCCATCACCCCGCTCACGCGCCTGGTGCTGGTGAACGCGGTGTACTTCAAGGGCACTTGGCGCACCCCCTTCGACCCAGCCGAGACCGAGCCACGCACGTTCCTGGTGCAAGGCATCGCCGAGTCCAACGTGACCACGATGCGCACGCGTGGCCGCTTCTCGTTCGGTCGCGGCGACGGCGTGCAGGTGTTGGAGCTCCCCTATGCGGGCGACGAGCTGAGCATGCTGCTCGTACTGCCCAGCACGCGCGGCGAGCGTTCCGTGGATGCCGTGGAGGAGACACTCTCGGAGCGGGTGTTGACGATCTGGCGTGCCGCCATGTCCGAGCAGGAGGTGGAGGTCCAGCTCCCGCGCTTTCGTCTCGAGCCGCCGTCTGCGCCACTGTCCGGATCGCTGCAGGCGCTGGGCATGCGCGACGCGTTCCGAGAGACCGCCGACTTCCGCGGCATCGCAGGACCGCAGTCGGGGCTGTACCTGGCAGAGGTCTACCACAAGGCCTTCATCGAGGTGACGGAGGAGGGCACCGAAGCCGCCGCGGCTACCGGCGTGGTGGTGGCGACGCGCAGCGCGCGTCCCCAGCCCGACCCCGCGAGCTTCATCGCGGATCACCCCTTCCTGTTCTTCATCGTGGAGCGGCGCACCGGCGCGATCCTCTTCCTGGGGCGGGTCAGTGACCCCCGCTGA
- a CDS encoding pentapeptide repeat-containing protein: MSGSDVAARLAGAMDFEDEEFVGGSCSALDLRGKRFTRCRFEAVTLDKAHLEGVVLDECVFVRCDLSMATLGDCSFRGAHFDHTKLMGVDWTVARDLLFDVSYEGCVLSYGVFVDRKLRKVALTDCVAHEVDFSGADLTDADLRGTDLRGAVFARTTLVRTDLSTATHYRVDPANNKLSKTKFSLEAGVATLRDLGIVV, encoded by the coding sequence GTGAGCGGGAGTGACGTCGCAGCGCGCCTCGCAGGCGCCATGGACTTCGAGGACGAGGAGTTCGTGGGGGGCTCGTGCTCTGCGCTCGACCTTCGCGGCAAGCGCTTCACGCGCTGTCGCTTCGAGGCCGTGACCCTCGACAAGGCGCACCTCGAGGGCGTTGTGCTCGACGAGTGCGTCTTCGTGCGCTGCGACCTCTCGATGGCGACGCTCGGAGACTGCAGCTTCCGTGGCGCGCACTTCGACCACACCAAGCTGATGGGCGTGGACTGGACGGTGGCGCGCGACCTCCTGTTCGACGTGTCGTACGAGGGCTGTGTCCTGAGCTACGGCGTCTTCGTGGACCGCAAGCTGCGCAAGGTCGCGCTCACGGACTGCGTGGCGCACGAAGTCGACTTCAGCGGCGCAGACCTCACCGACGCGGACCTACGCGGCACGGACCTACGCGGCGCGGTCTTCGCGCGCACGACGCTCGTGCGGACCGACCTGTCGACCGCCACGCACTACCGCGTCGACCCCGCGAACAACAAGCTGAGCAAGACCAAGTTCTCGCTCGAGGCGGGCGTCGCGACGCTGCGCGACCTCGGCATCGTGGTCTGA
- a CDS encoding PQQ-dependent sugar dehydrogenase: MPLRRSAPLVPPLVSVGLWLATQLAGCKSEHVVEPPPDAGRPANTSCVALTPPPESGRVRLERVYGTALSGASAQKLTHVIPPTAAHPGFVTRQSGRVLAFDAQDSSAASVVLDIASRLDLSSAENGLVSMALAPDFVQSGFAYFVYTAPPAGMGRYIARVARYHWTGSAFDDASELVILEIPQPDITHSVNHVAFGLDGMLYISLGDQRRTDVNAQSLLTLPGKVLRIDVSVAQLGEPYRIPMDNPFVGEGAGEIYALGLRNPWRFTIDPVDGEILLGDVGQDRREEIDRIVAGGNYGWPAREGTLCFRTDPCVDAAFTDPLVELSHAEARAVVAGYRYRRTDVAGLQGSVVFADYVSGNVWSADASGQARLEVEGRFPISSIGLDEEGRPYFTRYDGSADGGLYRLVPNVPAPSSFPTLLSATGCVDPADPREPADGMVRFTPTAELWSDGAEKLRAFAIPDGTAIGVDGDGDLLLPVGSVLLKHFGFAGRLHETRLMMRTDDGWTGYSYRWNDAQTDAELLPTAVSEVLENGVRWQYPSRSACFECHTDAAGTTLGFEAAQLSDAALQGLLDLGYVDRRVTTVGALRGTSRAPLVPPFGAAPVAERARSYLHVNCSGCHRPGGPGRGDIDLRAETPFGATRLCNAEPGEGRIWDVGVWDEQRNLVPGEPGYSILYLRMNTLGIFRMPPLGTDVVHAEGTALMAEWIESLSACP, from the coding sequence ATGCCTCTCCGTCGCTCCGCTCCGCTCGTCCCACCGTTGGTGTCCGTGGGCTTGTGGTTGGCCACCCAGCTCGCCGGCTGCAAGTCGGAGCACGTCGTCGAGCCCCCGCCAGACGCCGGCCGACCCGCCAACACGTCGTGCGTGGCGTTGACGCCCCCACCGGAGTCGGGGCGGGTGCGGCTCGAGCGCGTGTACGGAACGGCGCTCTCCGGCGCGTCCGCGCAGAAGCTCACCCACGTCATCCCGCCTACCGCTGCCCACCCGGGCTTCGTCACGCGCCAGAGCGGCCGCGTGCTCGCGTTCGACGCGCAGGACAGCTCGGCCGCGTCCGTCGTGCTCGACATCGCGAGTCGTCTGGATCTGTCGTCGGCCGAGAATGGCCTCGTGAGCATGGCCCTCGCCCCGGACTTCGTGCAGAGCGGCTTCGCCTACTTCGTGTACACGGCGCCGCCCGCCGGGATGGGGCGCTACATCGCGCGCGTCGCCCGCTATCACTGGACGGGGAGCGCCTTCGACGACGCCAGCGAGCTCGTCATCCTGGAGATCCCTCAGCCGGACATCACCCACAGCGTCAACCACGTCGCGTTCGGGTTGGACGGCATGCTCTACATCTCGTTGGGGGACCAGCGCCGGACCGACGTGAACGCGCAGAGCCTGCTCACGCTCCCGGGCAAGGTCTTGCGCATCGACGTCTCGGTCGCGCAGCTGGGCGAGCCCTACCGCATCCCCATGGACAACCCGTTCGTGGGGGAGGGCGCGGGCGAGATCTACGCGCTCGGCCTGCGCAACCCATGGCGCTTCACGATCGACCCGGTGGACGGGGAGATCCTGCTGGGTGACGTTGGCCAGGATCGCCGCGAGGAGATCGACCGCATCGTGGCGGGCGGCAACTACGGCTGGCCGGCGCGTGAGGGCACGCTCTGCTTCCGCACGGACCCCTGCGTCGACGCGGCCTTCACGGACCCGCTCGTCGAGCTCAGCCACGCCGAGGCGCGGGCCGTGGTCGCTGGGTACCGCTACCGCCGGACCGACGTGGCTGGGCTGCAGGGCAGCGTCGTGTTCGCAGACTACGTCAGCGGGAACGTGTGGTCCGCCGACGCCTCGGGACAAGCGCGCCTCGAGGTGGAGGGGCGCTTCCCCATCTCGTCGATCGGCCTCGACGAGGAGGGCCGGCCTTACTTCACGCGCTATGACGGTAGCGCCGACGGCGGGCTCTACCGACTGGTGCCCAACGTGCCCGCTCCCTCCAGCTTCCCCACGCTCCTGTCGGCGACCGGCTGCGTCGACCCCGCCGACCCACGTGAGCCCGCGGACGGCATGGTGCGCTTCACGCCCACCGCGGAGCTGTGGTCGGACGGCGCCGAGAAGCTACGCGCGTTCGCCATTCCGGACGGAACCGCCATCGGCGTGGATGGGGACGGCGACCTGCTGCTCCCCGTGGGGAGCGTGCTGTTGAAGCACTTCGGGTTCGCGGGGCGCTTGCACGAGACTCGCCTCATGATGCGCACCGACGACGGCTGGACCGGCTACTCGTACCGCTGGAACGATGCGCAGACGGACGCCGAGCTGCTCCCGACGGCGGTGTCGGAGGTGCTCGAGAACGGCGTGCGATGGCAGTACCCGAGCCGCAGCGCGTGCTTCGAGTGTCACACCGACGCCGCGGGCACGACGCTCGGCTTCGAGGCTGCGCAGCTGTCGGACGCGGCGCTCCAGGGGCTGTTGGACCTCGGCTACGTCGATCGCCGTGTGACGACGGTGGGTGCGCTGCGGGGGACGTCGCGTGCGCCCCTCGTCCCGCCCTTCGGCGCCGCGCCGGTCGCCGAAAGAGCGCGCAGCTACCTGCACGTGAACTGCTCCGGGTGTCACCGTCCAGGCGGACCAGGGCGAGGCGACATCGACCTGCGCGCGGAGACGCCCTTCGGCGCGACGCGTCTGTGCAACGCAGAGCCAGGCGAAGGGCGCATCTGGGACGTGGGGGTGTGGGACGAGCAGCGCAACTTGGTCCCGGGGGAGCCGGGGTACTCGATCCTCTATCTCCGCATGAACACGCTCGGCATCTTCCGCATGCCCCCGCTCGGCACCGACGTCGTGCACGCCGAGGGGACCGCCCTCATGGCCGAGTGGATCGAGTCTCTCAGTGCGTGTCCCTGA
- a CDS encoding ATP-binding cassette domain-containing protein, which translates to MALIEFRGVKKAFGPKVIYRGLDLSIEAGEALTIIGGSGQGKSVMLRMLIGLLTVDEGEIYFDGQRISGLSEADYLPIRRRVAMLFQAAALFDSMTVGENVAYGLRSAGELSEAEIQERVHESLGYVGLEGRHELWPGGLSSGMKKRVGLARAIAMRPDVLLYDEPTTGLDPININRIIDLILHLQSTLNITSVVVTHDMYTAIRVSNRIAMIDGGGIIFSGGIRDVVTCQDPRVKDFIEGNAAAEPHAPLAGNAI; encoded by the coding sequence GTGGCGCTCATCGAGTTTCGCGGCGTGAAGAAGGCCTTCGGCCCCAAGGTCATCTACCGGGGGCTCGACCTCTCCATCGAAGCGGGCGAGGCGCTGACCATCATCGGCGGGTCCGGGCAGGGCAAGAGCGTCATGCTGCGCATGCTGATCGGCCTCCTGACCGTGGACGAGGGGGAGATCTACTTCGACGGCCAGCGCATCTCGGGCCTGTCGGAGGCGGACTACCTCCCCATCCGACGGCGGGTGGCGATGCTGTTCCAGGCCGCCGCCCTGTTCGACTCCATGACGGTCGGTGAGAACGTGGCCTACGGGTTGCGCTCGGCCGGGGAGCTGAGCGAAGCCGAGATCCAGGAGCGCGTGCACGAGAGCCTGGGCTACGTCGGGCTCGAGGGGCGCCACGAGCTGTGGCCCGGTGGCCTGTCGAGCGGTATGAAGAAGCGCGTCGGGCTGGCCCGCGCCATCGCCATGAGGCCGGACGTGCTGCTCTACGACGAGCCCACCACCGGCCTCGACCCGATCAACATCAACCGCATCATCGACCTGATCCTGCACCTGCAGAGCACCCTCAACATCACGTCGGTGGTGGTCACGCACGACATGTACACCGCCATCCGCGTCAGCAACCGCATCGCCATGATCGACGGCGGTGGCATCATCTTCAGCGGCGGCATCCGTGACGTGGTCACGTGCCAGGACCCGCGGGTCAAAGACTTCATCGAGGGGAACGCGGCGGCCGAGCCGCACGCGCCACTCGCCGGGAACGCCATCTGA